In Citrus sinensis cultivar Valencia sweet orange chromosome 4, DVS_A1.0, whole genome shotgun sequence, one DNA window encodes the following:
- the LOC102615248 gene encoding uncharacterized protein LOC102615248 produces the protein MMLEDNLFASHAIAGVGSVALASSLTYPLDTIKVLKQVGSGSNKQLSSLQVLNRLGSLSGLYSGLGWSTLGRSFGMGARFGVYEILSAFYKDGREDNYVYVSEALMAGMVAGAAEALISSPFELMKVRAQVSSAIRVQNSTSVAENVTVAPVIRRLLHGYTPDLKALSHSSGLLSILTNKYPDLMGALQEYPWMMSGSGRPPLVSSVRRPSDIVSLEGWGALWRGLRSGVVRDSVFGGIFFSSWQFLHRAMLDWKAVGMDPEPRSDEEIGPLPPLYVSLAAGFSGAVAAAASHCFDTAKNRSQSIVLPKYVSMERKLLKWNRPGKRFERATGIHPADRNLLFRGFWLRMARSGFASFMIVGSYYLAVDYLVSR, from the exons ATGATGTTAGAAGACAATTTGTTTGCAAGCCATGCCATTGCTGGCGTAGGATCGGTGGCTTTAGCCTCGTCCCTCACTTACCCTCTCGACACAATCAAAGTCCTTAAGCAG GTGGGTTCGGGTTCCAACAAACAATTAAGCTCACTTCAGGTTCTCAATAGACTCGGTTCTCTTTCAG gcttgtATAGTGGCTTGGGATGGTCGACTTTGGGAAGATCTTTCGGTATGGGAGCCCGATTTGGAGTCTATGAAATTCTGAGTGCCTTCTATAAAG ATGGTCGGGAAGACAATTATGTGTATGTCTCTGAGGCCCTAATGGCTGGAATGGTAGCTGGTGCTGCAGAAGCCCTTATAAGCTCTCCATTTGAACTTATGAAAGTGAGGGCGCAGGTCTCCTCAGCCATTCGAGTTCAAAACTCTACATCTGTTGCAGAAAATGTAACTGTCGCACCTGTCATTAGAAGACTACTTCATGGGTATACTCCTGATCTGAAGGCATTGAGCCACTCCTCTGGTCTTTTGTCTATATTGACCAACAAATATCCAGATTTGATGGGTGCCTTACAAGAGTACCCTTGGATGATGTCTGGGTCTGGAAGACCACCATTAGTAAGCAGCGTCAGGAGGCCATCTGATATTGTCTCCTTGGAAGGATGGGGTGCATTGTGGAGAGGTCTGCGGTCTGGAGTTGTTCGAGATTCTGTTTTTGGTGGCATATTCTTTTCAAGCTGGCAATTCCTACACCGAGCGATGCTTGATTGGAAAGCCGTTGGGATGGATCCTGAACCCAG ATCTGATGAAGAAATTGGTCCCCTGCCTCCTTTATATGTGAGTCTTGCTGCTGGATTTTCCGGTGCAGTTGCTGCCGCAGCATCTCATTGCTTTGACACTGCCAAAAATCGATCACAATCTATTGTGCTTCCAAAG TATGTGTCAATGGAGAGGAAGCTTCTGAAATGGAATCGACCAGGGAAAAGGTTTGAAAGAGCTACAGGGATCCACCCTGCAGATCGGAATCTCTTGTTCCGTGGCTTTTGGTTGCGGATGGCTCGCAGTGGGTTTGCATCATTTATGATTGTAGGAAGTTATTACTTAGCTGTTGATTATCTTGTTTCAAGATGA
- the LOC102615525 gene encoding ATP-dependent Clp protease adapter protein CLPS2, chloroplastic-like, producing MAAAAASTTSCCSTTKLVYLSPPVPIVNPPKSRCMMKMKMKMKMKMAASNNNPKNCLFVEARFGTFKTGGAGVIEKPAFDQSQFDPSTQVLEGGDIGKMKEKRGTGSGDSYRVLLIDDTRHSEKLVAKVLPQVVPSVTPDDARKLFHESREHGMAIVIVTVKEHAEFYAQMMVRGGLRSTIEPDSSTL from the exons ATGGCAGCAGCGGCAGCATCAACGACGTCGTGTTGTTCAACAACAAAGCTTGTTTATTTGTCTCCTCCAGTTCCAATCGTAAATCCTCCAAAATCAAGATgtatgatgaagatgaagatgaagatgaagatgaagatggcGGCTTCCAATAACAACCCCAaaaattgtttgtttgttgAGGCAAGATTTGGTACTTTTAAAACTGGTGGTGCTGGTGTCATAGAAAAACCCGCTTTTGATCAGTCCCAGTTTGACCCTTCTACCCAAGTTTTAGaag GAGGAGATATTgggaagatgaaagagaagagaggcACTGGCAGTGGAGATAGTTATAGAGTTCTCCTCATTGATGATACACGCCATTCTGAGAAGTTGG TTGCAAAGGTCTTGCCTCAAGTGGTTCCATCCGTTACACCTGATGATGCTAGAAAATTGTTTCATGAATCTAGAGAACATGGCATGGCAATTGTTATTGTAACAGTCAAG GAGCATGCAGAATTTTATGCTCAAATGATGGTACGTGGTGGATTGCGATCAACAATCGAGCCAGATTCAAGTACTTTATGA
- the LOC102615829 gene encoding gluconokinase, translating into MGSDSKSSSTTGKAIVIMGVSGAGKSTIGEMLARVLSCDFLDADDFHPQANKEKMHHGIPLTDEDRNPWLERLRDVLRERITNGTTVILGCSALQKGYREILRFADPNYESESYTSLVKFILLDVQAEVLVARLKERAAQGKHFMPASLLQSQLDLLAIDDSEGILKVDATLSPQAIVNYILNTLQQLYN; encoded by the exons ATGGGTTCTGATTCAAAGAGTTCATCCACAACAG GAAAGGCTATTGTTATTATGGGCGTTAGTGGTGCTGGGAAATC CACCATAGGTGAGATGCTGGCCAGAGTTTTGAGTTGTGACTTTCTTGATGCTGATGATTTCCACCCACAAGCCAACAAGG AAAAGATGCATCATGGGATTCCTCTTACTGACGAAGATCGGAATCCGTGGCTGGAGAGGCTGAGGGACGTCCTGAGAGAAAGAATAACCAACGGAACGACTGTGATACTCGGATGTTCTGCTCTGCAGAAGGGATACCGGGAAATTCTAAGATTTGCTGACCCCAATTATGAATCCGAAAGCTACACTAGCCTGGTGAAGTTTATTCTTTTGGATGTTCAGGCAGAGGTGCTTGTTGCTCGGCTAAAGGAAAGAGCTGCACAAGGGAAACATTTCATGCCAGCTTCACTTTTGCAATCTCAGTTAGATTTGCTTGCGATAGATGATTCTGAAGGGATACTTAAGGTCGATGCCACTCTGAGTCCGCAAGCCATTGTGAATTACATACTAAACACATTGCAGCAATTATATAACTAG
- the LOC102616121 gene encoding transcription initiation factor TFIID subunit 15 isoform X1 encodes MTMANGSVYVCNLPHGTDEDMLAEYFGTIGLLKKDKRTGRPKVWLYRDKSTNEYKGDATVTYEDPHAALAAVEWFNNKDFHGNLIGVFIAESRGKDDHAYNSAAAAGDPTVAGDVSGLDENSRDVNGFAGRGRGRGDAVGKTWQQDGDWMCPNTSCSNVNFAFRGVCNRCGTARPVGGPGAGGRAGGRGRGRAGNESGSQGRQIGAATGLFGPNDWSCPMCGNINWAKRTKCNICNTNKPGHNEGGVRGGRGGGYKELDEEELEETKRRRREAEADDGELYDEFGNLKKKFRAKTQQVEAAQVLPGAGRAGWEVEELGVTDRDGRERSRDRGREREDRGSNKKRGGDDRERHRSRSRERDRGRDRDREYDYERAREYERGRDRMRYRR; translated from the exons ATGACAATGGCAAATGGGTCTGTCTATGTTTGTAATTTGCCTCACGGAACTGATGAGGATATGTTGGCTGAGTATTTCGGTACCATCGGCTTGCTAAAG AAAGACAAGCGAACCGGTCGGCCAAAAGTATGGTTGTACCGAGATAAAAGTACAAATGAATATAAGGGAGATGCTACGGTTACATATGAGGATCCACATGCTGCATTGGCTGCTGTTGAGTGGTTTAACAACAAGGATTTTCATGGTAATTTAATTGGGGTTTTTATTGCGGAGTCTAGGGGAAAAGATGATCATGCCTATAATtcagctgctgctgctggagATCCAACTGTTGCGGGTGATGTCAGCGGATTGGATGAAAATTCTAGGGATGTTAATGGGTTTGCTGGACGAGGTAGAGGTCGGGGTGATGCTGTGGGGAAAACTTGGCAACAGGATGGAGACTGGATGTGTCCGAATACAAG TTGTTCAAATGTAAATTTTGCATTTCGTGGCGTGTGCAATCGTTGTGGAACTGCTCGACCTGTTGGTGGACCGGGTGCTGGGGGAAGAGCTGGTGGTCGTGGGAGAGGTCGTGCTGGCAATGAATCAGGGAGCCAGGGCCGGCAAATTGGTGCTGCTACTGGGCTTTTTGGTCCAAATGATTGGTCTTGTCCCAT GTGTGGTAATATCAACTGGGCAAAGCGAACAAAGTGCAATATCTGCAACACGAATAAACCTGGTCACAATGAGGGTGGTGTTAG AGGAGGGCGTGGTGGTGGTTACAAAGAACTTGATGAAGAAGAACTAGAGGAAACGAAGCGACGGAGGCGGGAGGCTGAAGCA GATGATGGTGAGTTGTATGATGAGTTTGGAAATCTCAAGAAAAAGTTTCGTGCTAAGACGCAACAAGTTGAAGCCGCGCAGGTGCTTCCAGGTGCTGGACGTGCAGGATGGGAGGTTGAGGAACTAG GTGTGACTGATCGCGATGGGAGAGAGCGAAGCAGAGACAGAGGAAGGGAGCGAGAAGACAGGGGAAGCAACAAGAAGAGGGGCGGTGATGATAGGGAGAGGCACCGAAGTCGAAGCAGAGAGAGGGACAGGGGTAGAGATAGAGACCGGGAGTATGATTATGAACGAGCCAGAGAATATGAGAGAGGTAGGGACCGAATGAGGTATCGCCGTTAA
- the LOC102616121 gene encoding transcription initiation factor TFIID subunit 15 isoform X2, producing the protein MTMANGSVYVCNLPHGTDEDMLAEYFGTIGLLKKDKRTGRPKVWLYRDKSTNEYKGDATVTYEDPHAALAAVEWFNNKDFHGNLIGVFIAESRGKDDHAYNSAAAAGDPTVAGDVSGLDENSRDVNGFAGRGRGRGDAVGKTWQQDGDWMCPNTSCSNVNFAFRGVCNRCGTARPVGGPGAGGRAGGRGRGRAGNESGSQGRQIGAATGLFGPNDWSCPMCGNINWAKRTKCNICNTNKPGHNEGGVRGGRGGGYKELDEEELEETKRRRREAEADDGELYDEFGNLKKKFRAKTQQVEAAQVLPGAGRAGWEVEELGLRRITMQV; encoded by the exons ATGACAATGGCAAATGGGTCTGTCTATGTTTGTAATTTGCCTCACGGAACTGATGAGGATATGTTGGCTGAGTATTTCGGTACCATCGGCTTGCTAAAG AAAGACAAGCGAACCGGTCGGCCAAAAGTATGGTTGTACCGAGATAAAAGTACAAATGAATATAAGGGAGATGCTACGGTTACATATGAGGATCCACATGCTGCATTGGCTGCTGTTGAGTGGTTTAACAACAAGGATTTTCATGGTAATTTAATTGGGGTTTTTATTGCGGAGTCTAGGGGAAAAGATGATCATGCCTATAATtcagctgctgctgctggagATCCAACTGTTGCGGGTGATGTCAGCGGATTGGATGAAAATTCTAGGGATGTTAATGGGTTTGCTGGACGAGGTAGAGGTCGGGGTGATGCTGTGGGGAAAACTTGGCAACAGGATGGAGACTGGATGTGTCCGAATACAAG TTGTTCAAATGTAAATTTTGCATTTCGTGGCGTGTGCAATCGTTGTGGAACTGCTCGACCTGTTGGTGGACCGGGTGCTGGGGGAAGAGCTGGTGGTCGTGGGAGAGGTCGTGCTGGCAATGAATCAGGGAGCCAGGGCCGGCAAATTGGTGCTGCTACTGGGCTTTTTGGTCCAAATGATTGGTCTTGTCCCAT GTGTGGTAATATCAACTGGGCAAAGCGAACAAAGTGCAATATCTGCAACACGAATAAACCTGGTCACAATGAGGGTGGTGTTAG AGGAGGGCGTGGTGGTGGTTACAAAGAACTTGATGAAGAAGAACTAGAGGAAACGAAGCGACGGAGGCGGGAGGCTGAAGCA GATGATGGTGAGTTGTATGATGAGTTTGGAAATCTCAAGAAAAAGTTTCGTGCTAAGACGCAACAAGTTGAAGCCGCGCAGGTGCTTCCAGGTGCTGGACGTGCAGGATGGGAGGTTGAGGAACTAG GATTAAGAAGAATCACGATGCAGGTGTGA
- the LOC102616411 gene encoding uncharacterized protein LOC102616411, whose amino-acid sequence MVGVGGSGSRAGDGSRRRLPSWMAGVNVNKSDGEGLDRNSNSNSNSKEPADIVGKSETTRRPRRRKSTQRHQEEEEEEEGGEINVTGTQKKRKVREPAPPKKRRKLKQITHTRVDQIEDDDNTNGDEEEEEEEEQLTLTVEDLLSIAKEYVQADGERGEVQSSSRRELESEKELLASTSLENRDILNQKLSTDSAMGSMSEQSLVSVSRTGDPAQDMLDLFLGPLLKKPVEDQNRTKFTANDIFDIEFRKLSETQKNDAGQEHTVASPVMKKKSSLKDKVAVLLD is encoded by the exons atggttggAGTCGGCGGTAGTGGCAGTAGAGCTGGGGATGGAAGCAGGAGGCGTTTACCGTCATGGATGGCGGGCGTAAACGTAAATAAATCCGACGGCGAAGGACTGGATCGTAATTCcaattccaattccaattCCAAGGAGCCTGCAGATATTGTTGGGAAGTCTGAAACAACGAGAAGGCCCCGACGAAGGAAATCAACTCAACGAcaccaagaagaagaagaagaagaagagggcGGAGAGATTAACGTCACTGGAACtcagaagaaaagaaaagttcgGGAACCGGCCCCAccgaagaagagaagaaaactCAAGCAAATAACTCATACGAGGGTCGATCAAATTGAGGATGATGATAATACTAAtggagatgaagaagaagaagaagaagaagagcaacTCACTCTCACTGTGGAAGATTTACTAAGCATTGCTAAAGAG TATGTCCAAGCTGATGGGGAAAGAGGTGAAGTGCAATCATCATCACGTAGAGAATTGGAATCGGAGAAAGAGCTTCTGGCATCGACTTCTCTTGAGAATCGTGATATCCTGAACCAGAAATTAAGTACTGATTCGGCAATGGGTTCAATGAGTGAACAAAGTTTGGTCTCCGTCAGCAGAACAGGGGATCCGGCACAGGACAtgcttgatttatttttgggtCCTTTGTTGAAGAAACCCGTTGAGGACCAAAACAGGACTAAATTTACTGCTAACGATATTTTTGATATTGAGTTTAGAAAGCTGAGTGAGACCCAGAAGAATGATGCTGGACAAGAACACACTGTAGCATCCCCGGTGATGAAAAAGAAGAGCAGTCTCAAAGACAAGGTAGCAGTGTTACTTGACTGA